The following coding sequences lie in one Desulfuromonas sp. genomic window:
- a CDS encoding endopeptidase La — MSEINDTKKLSAMTTGKLYPLLPLRDIVIFPFMVTPLFVGRPRSIKALEEAMEKDKLVFLTTQIDPKVDDPSVADVYEIGTIGQVVQMLKLPDGTIKVLIEGKSRARLGSFVDKEECFYAEAEVVKEPELASPESEALIRGVNAAFENYVNLSKKVPTEVLPTVSGITEPGRLADSIIAHLQVRIADRQEILESFDQVERLEKLLALLEQEVEILQIEKKIRGRVKSQMEKSQKEYYLNEQMRAIQKELGDKDEFKQEVKELEEKIEKKKMSKEATEKATAEMRKLKMMSPMSAEATVVRNYIDWLISIPWRERSRARLDVDKAENILDEDHYGLEKVKERIVEYLAVQALVKKLKGPILCLVGPPGVGKTSLGRSVARALNRKFVRMSLGGVRDEAEIRGHRRTYIGAMPGKVIQGMRKAGVRNPVFLLDEVDKMSTDFRGDPSSALLEVLDPEQNTTFSDHFLDVDYDLSQVLFIATANTLPSIPPPLRDRMEIIRIEGYTEEEKLNIARRYLLIKQLEAHGLKQEQVSFSDEALYEIIRRYTREAGVRNLEREIASVCRKIARDLVRTIKQEPDKRYDVDAPQIKDYLGVPRFEYGVKDDESRIGMATGLAWTEVGGEVLNIETVILPGNGKLTVTGKLGDVMKESSHAALSYVRSRWRELGLEKDFYQKIDLHIHVPEGAIPKDGPSAGITMASALASALTGKPIDRDLAMTGEITLRGRVLSIGGLKEKLLAAKRAGITRVLIPKDNEKNLEEVPDQVKNSLTIIPVAHVDEVLEQALAVSMPLPPFSGDTQTVSEETDSLPH; from the coding sequence ATGTCTGAGATTAACGACACAAAAAAACTGTCTGCAATGACCACCGGGAAACTCTACCCGCTTCTACCCTTGCGTGATATCGTTATTTTTCCGTTCATGGTCACCCCCCTGTTTGTCGGTCGACCGCGCTCGATCAAGGCGTTGGAAGAGGCGATGGAGAAGGACAAGCTGGTCTTCTTAACGACGCAGATCGACCCGAAGGTTGATGATCCGTCGGTTGCCGATGTCTACGAAATCGGGACGATTGGCCAGGTGGTCCAGATGCTCAAGCTTCCCGATGGAACGATCAAGGTTCTGATCGAGGGGAAGAGCAGGGCACGTCTCGGTTCTTTCGTAGACAAGGAAGAATGTTTTTACGCTGAGGCTGAAGTGGTCAAGGAGCCTGAGCTCGCCAGTCCGGAGAGCGAAGCCTTGATCCGGGGTGTCAATGCGGCCTTTGAAAACTATGTCAATCTGAGCAAAAAGGTGCCGACCGAGGTTCTGCCGACGGTTTCCGGAATCACCGAACCGGGCCGCCTGGCTGACTCCATTATCGCTCATCTCCAGGTCCGTATCGCCGATCGTCAGGAAATTCTTGAATCTTTTGACCAGGTTGAGCGTCTCGAAAAACTGCTTGCCCTGCTTGAGCAGGAGGTTGAGATCCTGCAGATCGAAAAAAAGATCCGCGGACGGGTCAAGAGTCAAATGGAGAAGAGCCAGAAGGAGTACTATCTGAATGAGCAGATGCGGGCGATTCAGAAAGAACTCGGCGACAAGGATGAATTCAAGCAGGAAGTCAAAGAGCTTGAAGAAAAGATAGAAAAGAAAAAAATGTCGAAAGAGGCGACCGAGAAAGCGACCGCCGAAATGCGCAAGCTGAAGATGATGTCGCCAATGTCGGCCGAAGCGACCGTCGTCAGAAATTATATCGACTGGTTGATCTCGATCCCCTGGCGCGAACGTTCACGGGCCAGACTCGACGTTGACAAGGCAGAGAATATCCTCGACGAGGATCATTACGGCCTTGAGAAGGTCAAGGAGCGGATCGTCGAGTATCTTGCGGTTCAGGCTCTGGTTAAAAAGCTCAAGGGTCCGATTCTCTGCCTGGTCGGTCCACCCGGGGTCGGCAAGACATCTCTCGGGCGTTCGGTTGCCCGGGCGCTGAACCGGAAATTCGTCCGGATGTCACTGGGCGGGGTCCGTGATGAAGCTGAAATTCGCGGTCACCGCAGAACCTACATCGGGGCGATGCCGGGCAAGGTCATCCAGGGGATGCGCAAAGCCGGGGTGCGGAATCCGGTTTTTCTGCTCGATGAGGTTGACAAGATGAGCACCGACTTCAGGGGTGACCCTTCTTCGGCGCTGCTGGAAGTCCTTGATCCGGAACAGAACACGACCTTTTCTGATCACTTTCTTGATGTCGATTACGATCTCTCGCAGGTTCTGTTTATAGCAACGGCCAATACGCTTCCCTCCATCCCGCCCCCCTTGCGTGACCGGATGGAGATTATCCGGATCGAAGGATATACCGAAGAGGAAAAACTCAATATCGCGCGACGCTACCTGCTGATCAAGCAGCTCGAAGCGCACGGCCTGAAACAGGAACAGGTCAGCTTTTCCGATGAGGCGCTTTACGAGATTATCAGGCGTTATACTCGCGAAGCCGGTGTCCGTAACCTGGAGCGCGAAATTGCCAGCGTCTGTCGCAAAATTGCCCGGGATCTGGTCCGGACAATCAAGCAGGAACCGGACAAGCGCTATGATGTTGACGCTCCGCAGATCAAGGATTATCTCGGTGTGCCGAGGTTTGAGTACGGAGTCAAGGATGACGAAAGCCGGATCGGCATGGCGACCGGTCTGGCCTGGACCGAGGTCGGTGGCGAGGTTCTCAATATCGAAACAGTGATTCTTCCGGGCAACGGAAAGCTGACGGTAACCGGCAAGCTTGGTGATGTCATGAAAGAGTCCTCGCATGCGGCTTTAAGCTATGTCCGCTCACGCTGGCGCGAGCTCGGACTGGAAAAAGATTTTTATCAGAAGATCGATCTCCACATTCATGTTCCCGAAGGAGCCATTCCGAAAGACGGGCCATCGGCCGGGATCACCATGGCGAGTGCCCTCGCTTCAGCGTTGACCGGTAAGCCGATAGATCGGGATCTGGCAATGACCGGAGAGATCACCCTGCGCGGCCGTGTTTTATCGATTGGTGGACTCAAGGAGAAGCTTCTGGCGGCCAAACGAGCTGGAATTACACGGGTTCTGATCCCGAAAGATAATGAAAAGAATCTCGAGGAAGTACCTGATCAGGTCAAGAACAGCCTGACCATAATCCCGGTCGCTCATGTCGATGAAGTTCTTGAACAGGCTCTTGCAGTAAGTATGCCCTTGCCACCGTTTTCCGGAGATACACAAACGGTTTCCGAAGAGACTGATTCATTACCGCATTGA
- a CDS encoding DNA-binding protein HU (histone-like DNA-binding protein): MTKADLVNAMAEKAGLSKADAEKALKGFCDAITDGLKAGEKISLVGFGTFSVSKRAARTGQNPQTGQKINIPAANSPKFKAGKALKDAVN, encoded by the coding sequence GTGACAAAAGCGGATCTTGTAAATGCGATGGCGGAAAAGGCTGGTCTGAGTAAAGCGGATGCAGAGAAGGCTTTGAAAGGCTTCTGTGATGCAATTACTGACGGACTGAAGGCTGGCGAAAAGATTTCTCTGGTAGGTTTTGGTACTTTCAGTGTCAGCAAGCGCGCTGCACGGACTGGCCAGAATCCTCAAACTGGGCAGAAAATCAATATTCCTGCTGCCAACTCGCCGAAGTTCAAGGCTGGCAAAGCACTCAAGGACGCTGTTAACTAA
- a CDS encoding 6-bladed beta-propeller, with protein MSRCLNISVFCLSLLAFLIASCAPVEMKVSDWQDESLPETVWPDPPETPRIKLLRTIATERDLSGQEENGFLEWLIGDRGSEDSLVSPYGITADGSGKVWVADPGAGQVLVFDLARQEIKPLDPPPGLFFQSPVGVSYDPNNRRLYVSDSITGSVHIYQDSGVYVGILSPGNMIKRPAGMAVDQLSNLYVVDVLRGVVEVFSTTGKHVRSIGSKASKNGLFNRPSNVWVDQSGNIYIVDSLRFRVEIQSRNGELSGVLGGVGNAAGDFARPRGVAVDSQGHIYVSDAAFDNVQIFDMAGRLLLFFGSAGEGPGDMCLPAGLFIDSNDRIYVTEGCNQRFQVFQYRSHAE; from the coding sequence ATGTCGCGTTGTCTCAATATTTCTGTTTTCTGCCTTTCCCTTTTAGCGTTTTTGATAGCATCCTGCGCACCAGTGGAGATGAAAGTCTCGGACTGGCAGGATGAGTCACTGCCTGAAACGGTTTGGCCGGATCCCCCTGAAACTCCCCGGATCAAGTTGTTGCGAACGATAGCTACCGAGAGGGATCTTTCCGGACAAGAAGAGAACGGTTTCCTTGAGTGGCTTATTGGTGATAGGGGATCTGAGGATTCTCTGGTTTCGCCGTATGGTATTACCGCTGACGGTTCTGGCAAGGTGTGGGTCGCTGATCCAGGTGCCGGCCAGGTCCTGGTTTTCGACTTGGCACGACAAGAGATCAAGCCTCTCGACCCGCCACCGGGACTTTTTTTTCAGTCACCTGTTGGCGTTTCTTATGATCCGAACAATCGGCGACTTTATGTTTCTGACAGCATCACCGGAAGTGTACATATCTACCAGGATTCTGGTGTTTATGTCGGAATCCTGTCACCCGGTAATATGATAAAACGACCTGCCGGGATGGCTGTGGACCAATTGTCCAATTTGTACGTTGTCGATGTGCTGAGAGGGGTTGTCGAAGTTTTTTCGACAACCGGGAAACATGTCAGGTCTATTGGCAGCAAAGCGTCAAAAAACGGATTATTTAATCGTCCTTCTAATGTGTGGGTTGATCAGTCCGGGAATATCTATATTGTCGATTCACTCAGGTTTAGAGTCGAAATTCAATCGCGAAATGGAGAATTGTCAGGTGTACTCGGTGGTGTCGGCAATGCCGCCGGAGACTTTGCACGGCCGCGAGGGGTTGCAGTTGATTCGCAGGGCCATATTTATGTATCTGATGCGGCATTTGACAATGTGCAAATATTCGATATGGCGGGAAGACTACTTCTGTTTTTCGGATCGGCCGGAGAAGGCCCTGGTGATATGTGCTTGCCGGCCGGATTATTTATTGATAGTAACGACCGGATATATGTAACGGAAGGCTGTAATCAACGCTTTCAGGTGTTTCAGTATCGTAGTCATGCGGAGTAA
- a CDS encoding cytochrome C, translated as MIRIFYFLAFASLFFLLWSPSAFARTSQGLLQGAHGDKSVMPKSCRACHKGMNMSVNGEEDSCLQCHGGGYARSNMQSRGYLAKNIELANIETELQKPYRHPVLTERGIHRQNEIKPEQEINAPRHSECVDCHNPHAASSDNPYAGFSGKKIGNLTVELDQEYQLCYLCHSDSQNLPGNSTNKHAEFKTTNRSYHPVEGEGATEFVISLKEPYAARQERPGDISIITCSSCHGSDDSRGPRGPHGSNYEGLLKFNYEMRDGMSESAFAYALCYECHERDSILGNESFPYHSLHIEGKGGQDGTSCFTCHDAHGSVQYASLIRFNEDVVEPLPSGKLKFDTVAGNSRSGSCTLVCHGVTHDDQKY; from the coding sequence ATGATTCGCATCTTTTATTTTTTAGCCTTTGCCTCATTGTTTTTCTTGTTGTGGAGCCCTTCCGCTTTTGCCCGGACAAGTCAAGGTCTTCTCCAGGGCGCTCATGGCGATAAGTCTGTCATGCCCAAGTCCTGTCGAGCTTGTCATAAGGGGATGAATATGTCAGTTAATGGTGAGGAGGATTCGTGCCTACAGTGTCATGGTGGCGGGTACGCGCGCTCAAATATGCAGTCCAGAGGATATCTGGCGAAAAATATTGAATTGGCAAATATTGAAACTGAATTGCAGAAGCCTTATCGACATCCTGTTTTGACAGAAAGGGGCATTCACAGGCAAAACGAGATCAAACCTGAACAGGAGATCAATGCCCCGCGTCACTCCGAGTGTGTTGATTGCCATAATCCGCATGCGGCCTCATCCGATAATCCCTACGCAGGTTTCAGTGGCAAAAAAATCGGCAACCTGACTGTTGAGTTAGATCAGGAATATCAGCTCTGCTACCTCTGTCATTCCGACAGTCAGAACCTTCCCGGGAATTCGACCAACAAGCACGCCGAGTTCAAAACGACTAATCGGTCCTACCACCCGGTTGAGGGCGAGGGCGCAACCGAGTTTGTCATCAGCCTGAAGGAACCTTATGCTGCCCGCCAGGAGCGGCCGGGTGATATTTCGATCATCACCTGCAGCAGCTGTCACGGCAGCGACGATAGTCGCGGACCCCGGGGACCACACGGGTCAAATTACGAGGGTCTGCTGAAGTTTAACTACGAGATGAGAGATGGTATGAGCGAAAGTGCTTTTGCCTATGCGCTCTGTTACGAGTGTCACGAGCGTGACAGCATTCTCGGGAATGAGAGCTTCCCTTATCACTCACTTCATATCGAAGGGAAGGGTGGGCAGGACGGAACATCATGTTTCACCTGTCATGATGCGCACGGCAGTGTGCAATATGCATCGCTGATTCGCTTCAACGAAGATGTCGTCGAGCCTCTCCCTTCAGGTAAACTGAAGTTCGATACGGTTGCCGGAAATTCGCGGAGTGGTTCCTGTACTTTGGTCTGTCATGGAGTTACTCATGATGATCAGAAATACTGA
- a CDS encoding type II secretion system F family protein: protein MPSYVCKIGTADGRVVEKSFEAASRQLLEANLKEQGFHVFRIRRKTFQLFTDMGKGAGRLSSRRFLAFNQEFLVLLKSGLPILQVLDTIAERLESGSFLDVLTEIRDEVKGGAAISEAFGKFPRHFPHLYIATIRAGERTGDLPVTLERYIAYQKRAEKLKSKVQSASFYPILLSIAVAVVLLFLMLYVVPSFTQIYADADVELPIATRVIIFLAEWLVDTMPFILPGFFLLLFVIKSFIATERGRIVLDRAKLIVPFFSRLLVDYALSSFCRTLSTTMMSGIPIVQAMQMSRGTLNNRILEDKLHQATLRVEEGTAISTSLEQAGFFPGIALRMIGVGESSGSLAEMLSDVADYYEDEVERRLDRLTTMIEPLMMLCMGLLIGGIVVAMYIPIFQLAGTVR from the coding sequence ATGCCAAGTTATGTCTGCAAGATAGGAACGGCCGATGGTCGTGTTGTTGAAAAGAGCTTCGAAGCCGCCAGTCGGCAGCTTCTGGAAGCGAATCTGAAAGAGCAGGGCTTTCATGTTTTCAGGATTCGTCGAAAGACTTTTCAGCTGTTCACCGATATGGGAAAAGGTGCCGGACGTCTCAGCAGTCGCCGGTTCCTGGCATTCAACCAGGAATTCCTGGTTCTGCTTAAATCGGGACTGCCAATCCTGCAGGTTCTTGACACTATCGCTGAACGTCTTGAATCAGGTTCCTTTCTCGATGTTCTGACTGAAATAAGGGATGAAGTCAAGGGGGGAGCTGCGATCTCCGAAGCTTTCGGGAAATTTCCTCGGCATTTTCCACATCTCTATATTGCCACAATCAGGGCCGGGGAGCGGACCGGAGACCTTCCTGTTACCCTGGAGCGTTATATTGCCTATCAGAAGCGGGCTGAGAAGCTTAAAAGCAAGGTCCAGAGTGCTTCATTTTATCCGATATTGCTTTCAATCGCCGTTGCTGTCGTTCTACTCTTTCTGATGCTTTATGTTGTACCGAGTTTTACTCAAATCTATGCTGATGCTGATGTTGAGTTGCCTATTGCCACCCGAGTGATTATATTTCTTGCAGAGTGGCTGGTCGATACGATGCCGTTTATTTTGCCCGGATTTTTTTTGTTGCTGTTCGTAATCAAAAGCTTCATCGCTACGGAACGGGGGCGGATAGTGCTTGACCGGGCCAAGCTGATCGTCCCTTTTTTTAGTCGATTGCTGGTCGATTACGCTCTTTCGAGTTTCTGCCGAACACTGAGTACCACGATGATGAGCGGGATTCCAATTGTTCAGGCCATGCAGATGTCGCGCGGCACCCTGAATAACCGTATACTGGAAGATAAGCTGCACCAGGCGACTCTTCGGGTGGAAGAAGGGACCGCCATTTCGACATCCCTTGAACAGGCCGGGTTTTTTCCCGGGATTGCTCTACGGATGATCGGTGTTGGTGAAAGCAGTGGCTCACTTGCCGAAATGTTGAGTGATGTTGCAGACTATTATGAAGATGAGGTCGAGCGTCGGCTCGACCGTTTGACGACAATGATCGAACCGTTGATGATGCTCTGCATGGGGCTTCTGATAGGTGGAATTGTCGTCGCGATGTATATTCCGATATTCCAGTTGGCCGGCACGGTGCGTTGA
- a CDS encoding pilus assembly protein PilB encodes MGEAALNFKRKKIGEILISMGAITPAEVQLILEQMDQSGNRFGETGVAEGMFDDDVLAQALAEQFRLPYVDLDAFLPEAGLADEIPSGLPMKFRFLPLSRTEDGLIVAVADPTDVVSLDELELQLDTVLQVQVAPWSKIRKILEKGDVGSKHVLRDVSEDFKLQLVKETDKGEEVLSIEKLTADTSPIIRLIDSTLYDALNKRASDIHIESSAEGVVIKYSVDGVLFRATDPLDERFQGPIISRIKVMSELDISERRIPQDGRFKVRLAGKSIDFRVSIMPSIFGEDAVIRILDKESIASDLQGLTLEALGIPASELVRFRRMVREPYGMVLVTGPTGSGKTTTLYAALSEINSEDEKLITIEDPVEYQVKGVVQIPVNEKKGLTFARGLRSILRHDPDKIMVGEIRDPETAQIAVQSALTGHLVFTTVHANNVFDVLGRFLHMGIDAYNFVSCLNCVAAQRLVRKICPHCKQPVKYSKQTLVEAGLPYEKFRRVKFYEGAGCDECHGTGYHGRSAIMELLDMNDELRELIVSKAPVSKLKQAARKAGTIFLRQSAVEKVIEGITTLPEINRVTFVEQDES; translated from the coding sequence ATGGGAGAAGCTGCGTTGAATTTCAAGCGGAAAAAAATTGGTGAAATTCTCATTTCAATGGGAGCCATCACCCCGGCCGAAGTCCAGTTGATCCTGGAACAGATGGATCAATCAGGCAACCGGTTCGGTGAAACAGGGGTTGCCGAAGGCATGTTTGACGATGATGTTCTCGCCCAGGCCCTGGCTGAACAGTTCCGACTTCCCTACGTTGACCTCGATGCATTTCTTCCCGAGGCCGGCCTTGCCGATGAAATTCCGTCCGGCCTGCCGATGAAATTCCGTTTTTTGCCGCTCAGCCGTACCGAAGATGGGCTTATCGTCGCGGTCGCTGATCCTACGGACGTTGTCTCTCTTGATGAACTCGAACTCCAGCTCGATACGGTGCTGCAGGTTCAGGTTGCACCCTGGAGCAAGATACGGAAGATACTGGAAAAAGGGGATGTCGGCTCGAAGCATGTTCTCAGAGACGTATCTGAAGATTTTAAGCTGCAGTTGGTCAAGGAGACAGATAAGGGTGAAGAGGTTCTGTCGATTGAGAAGCTGACAGCAGATACCAGCCCGATCATCCGTCTCATCGATTCAACTCTTTATGATGCATTGAACAAGCGGGCCAGTGATATTCATATCGAGAGCAGTGCCGAGGGTGTGGTTATCAAGTACAGTGTTGACGGCGTTCTTTTCCGCGCCACTGACCCGCTTGATGAGCGGTTCCAGGGACCGATCATTTCCCGGATCAAGGTTATGAGCGAGCTTGATATTTCGGAGCGCCGTATCCCCCAGGACGGCCGCTTCAAGGTCCGGTTGGCAGGTAAATCGATTGACTTCCGGGTGTCGATCATGCCGAGTATTTTCGGGGAAGATGCCGTTATTCGTATCCTTGACAAGGAGTCGATTGCCAGCGATTTGCAGGGCTTGACCCTTGAGGCGCTGGGGATTCCTGCTTCCGAGCTTGTCCGCTTTCGGCGCATGGTCAGGGAACCGTACGGAATGGTTCTGGTGACCGGTCCGACCGGCAGTGGTAAAACGACAACCCTGTATGCGGCTCTTTCAGAAATTAATTCCGAAGATGAAAAGCTGATTACGATTGAAGACCCGGTCGAGTACCAGGTCAAAGGCGTCGTGCAGATTCCGGTCAACGAGAAAAAAGGGCTGACTTTTGCCCGTGGTTTGCGGTCAATCCTGCGGCACGATCCGGACAAGATCATGGTCGGTGAGATTCGTGACCCTGAAACAGCCCAGATTGCCGTCCAGTCGGCTCTGACCGGTCACCTTGTGTTCACTACTGTACATGCTAACAACGTATTCGACGTTCTTGGACGTTTTCTCCATATGGGAATCGACGCATATAATTTTGTCTCGTGCCTCAATTGCGTTGCTGCGCAACGTCTGGTTCGCAAGATCTGTCCTCACTGCAAGCAACCGGTTAAATATAGCAAGCAGACACTTGTCGAGGCCGGCTTGCCCTATGAAAAGTTCCGCCGCGTCAAGTTTTATGAAGGGGCTGGATGTGATGAATGCCATGGTACCGGATATCATGGGCGAAGTGCCATCATGGAACTGCTGGATATGAATGACGAGCTTCGCGAGTTGATAGTTTCAAAGGCACCTGTTTCGAAACTCAAACAGGCGGCCCGCAAAGCCGGAACCATTTTTCTCCGCCAGTCGGCGGTCGAAAAAGTCATCGAAGGAATAACAACACTGCCGGAAATTAACCGGGTCACTTTTGTCGAACAGGATGAGTCGTGA